One Sodalinema gerasimenkoae IPPAS B-353 DNA segment encodes these proteins:
- a CDS encoding hybrid sensor histidine kinase/response regulator, giving the protein MNYSLDPSVLAAIAEEARQCFLEEDAPVYLEALQQGLQQLTAGQSPDYQALMRAAHSVKGGAGVAQMPGLSRLAHPLEDLLEAWNEGKIQGEQQETALHLLQEGLETLTDLLESAQAQGMDLEPDATLLTALREFQAQLQETEPEARSTPSEGLSPGKRRLIQQALTVDLETCLQTLETHLKEEQPNLPEAIALFLDECLLLGEAYGLDWLVTIIDEASPQLEKGGEGVHQDSSLQGLAQQLLTSVRSQREAYLAHLNSDDVLGKSQGGSSPSAPVTPDSSTAAAAETTARAGRGELSSVPTAPSLRQQQLRIPLERMELMGSLVGELIVSHERLTLQQRQLRQASQTLRRIVQQVKPVRDDVQTLYDRLSTLDHSPDPEAASEEPGEFDLLELDRYTTLHSSLQTFEELIAQVQETRLDIDIVSRELAQDLGQVRRDLDHLYDEVTTSRLVPFKIFAERFIPQLERLNRRCQKASRLEISGENVLVDRILLEQLQTPLTHLLNNALDHGIEAPEERRLLGKPDLAQIHLGARTEGSEVVITIADDGRGINLESVYRKAVERGVLEAGVSMSRLPRGTLLNLIFEPSFSTADAVSDISGRGVGMDVVRTQVQQLRGTVEVDTIPSKGTTFTVRLPLSLNLLSVLLCQIGQQLVAIPSDTVLDVLPYDDAVGVGQLLTAPERLTPGLARTKPLERPPETVEQSMTWRGQVLSLVPLWDLLPYPNMGTVSHRPRVVLVLRGAAEPLAVAIDRIADERPLILKPFDDTVAIPPYLAGCAILGTGEAVPTILPRFLKETFVTPQTGAESPSGGSSRGGEVPTILIAEDSTGARRSLERILSSAGFAVVPCRDGQEAWKKLEQRQGQVDLLVTDIEMPILNGFDLLARIRAHGSWYGLPTIVLTSRTGDRHRQKAQSLGANSYLGKPVAPAELLATIEQLLMVDRT; this is encoded by the coding sequence ATGAATTATAGTCTTGATCCGTCGGTGTTGGCGGCGATCGCCGAGGAGGCCCGACAGTGTTTCCTAGAAGAGGATGCCCCGGTCTATTTGGAGGCGTTGCAACAGGGGCTGCAACAGTTGACTGCGGGCCAGTCCCCTGACTATCAGGCTCTGATGCGGGCCGCTCACTCCGTTAAGGGTGGGGCGGGGGTAGCGCAAATGCCGGGGTTGAGCCGTTTGGCCCATCCCCTCGAAGACCTCCTCGAAGCCTGGAATGAGGGCAAAATTCAGGGAGAGCAACAGGAGACGGCCCTCCATCTGTTGCAAGAGGGCCTCGAAACCCTCACGGACTTGTTGGAGTCGGCTCAGGCTCAGGGGATGGATTTGGAACCCGATGCGACCCTGCTCACGGCGCTGAGGGAGTTTCAGGCGCAACTCCAAGAGACAGAGCCTGAGGCGCGTTCAACCCCATCGGAGGGTCTCTCCCCCGGTAAGCGCCGGTTGATTCAACAGGCCCTCACGGTGGATTTGGAAACCTGTTTACAGACCCTAGAGACCCATCTTAAGGAAGAGCAGCCCAATTTGCCCGAGGCGATCGCCCTATTTCTCGATGAATGTCTGTTACTCGGTGAGGCCTATGGCTTGGATTGGCTGGTGACGATCATCGATGAGGCCAGTCCCCAGTTAGAGAAGGGGGGGGAAGGGGTACACCAGGATTCCTCCTTACAGGGTCTAGCGCAGCAGCTTCTGACGAGCGTGCGATCGCAACGAGAGGCCTATCTAGCCCACCTCAACAGCGATGATGTGCTGGGAAAGTCCCAGGGGGGTAGTTCCCCCAGTGCCCCAGTTACCCCAGACTCCTCTACCGCCGCTGCTGCGGAGACCACGGCCCGGGCCGGTAGGGGTGAACTGTCTTCCGTCCCCACTGCCCCCTCCCTGCGACAACAACAGTTACGGATTCCCCTAGAACGGATGGAGTTAATGGGAAGCTTGGTGGGGGAGCTGATTGTCTCCCATGAGCGTCTCACCCTACAACAACGGCAACTCAGACAGGCTAGCCAAACCCTACGGCGCATCGTCCAGCAAGTGAAACCGGTTCGAGATGATGTGCAAACCCTCTACGATCGCCTCTCCACCCTGGACCATTCTCCCGACCCGGAAGCCGCCAGCGAGGAGCCTGGGGAGTTTGATTTATTGGAATTAGACCGCTATACGACGCTCCATAGTAGCTTACAAACCTTTGAGGAGTTGATCGCCCAGGTTCAGGAAACCCGCCTCGATATTGATATTGTCAGCCGTGAATTAGCTCAGGATCTCGGGCAAGTCCGCCGAGATTTGGATCATCTCTATGACGAAGTCACCACCTCACGCCTCGTTCCCTTTAAGATCTTCGCCGAACGCTTTATTCCCCAGCTCGAACGGCTCAATCGCCGCTGTCAGAAAGCTTCTCGCTTGGAGATTTCTGGGGAGAATGTCCTGGTCGATCGCATCTTGCTCGAACAGCTACAAACCCCCCTCACCCATCTGTTAAATAATGCCTTAGACCACGGGATTGAGGCCCCGGAAGAACGCCGCCTGTTAGGGAAACCGGACCTGGCCCAGATTCACCTGGGGGCCCGTACCGAGGGCAGTGAGGTGGTGATTACCATTGCCGATGATGGTCGCGGCATTAACCTCGAATCGGTGTACCGTAAGGCCGTCGAGCGAGGGGTGTTGGAGGCGGGGGTCTCGATGAGTCGGTTGCCCCGAGGGACGCTGCTGAATTTGATTTTTGAGCCGAGTTTTTCCACGGCGGATGCGGTCAGTGATATTTCAGGCCGGGGCGTGGGGATGGATGTGGTGCGGACTCAGGTGCAACAGTTGCGGGGAACAGTGGAGGTGGATACGATTCCCTCCAAAGGAACCACCTTTACGGTGCGGCTACCCTTGAGTTTAAATTTGCTGTCGGTGTTGCTCTGTCAGATTGGCCAGCAGTTGGTGGCCATTCCCAGCGATACAGTCTTGGATGTGTTGCCCTATGATGATGCGGTGGGTGTGGGGCAGCTGTTGACCGCTCCCGAACGGTTGACCCCAGGATTGGCACGGACTAAACCCCTCGAAAGACCCCCAGAGACGGTAGAACAGTCCATGACCTGGCGTGGCCAGGTGTTGTCCTTGGTCCCCCTCTGGGATTTGTTGCCCTACCCCAATATGGGGACAGTGTCTCATCGGCCGCGAGTGGTGCTGGTGCTGCGGGGAGCGGCGGAGCCTCTGGCGGTGGCCATTGATCGCATTGCCGATGAACGACCCTTGATTCTCAAACCGTTTGATGACACGGTAGCGATTCCTCCCTATCTGGCAGGCTGTGCCATTTTGGGGACAGGGGAGGCGGTTCCTACGATTTTGCCAAGATTTCTTAAGGAGACCTTCGTGACTCCCCAGACGGGGGCTGAGTCTCCATCTGGGGGGAGTTCACGAGGGGGAGAGGTGCCGACGATTTTGATTGCCGAAGACTCCACCGGGGCCCGGCGATCGCTCGAACGGATTTTGAGTTCTGCTGGCTTTGCGGTGGTTCCTTGTCGGGATGGACAAGAAGCCTGGAAAAAGTTAGAGCAACGACAGGGACAGGTGGATTTATTGGTGACGGATATTGAGATGCCGATTCTCAATGGCTTTGATTTGTTGGCACGGATTCGCGCGCATGGCAGTTGGTATGGCCTACCAACCATTGTCTTAACCTCCCGTACGGGCGATCGCCACCGCCAAAAAGCCCAAAGTTTGGGAGCAAATAGCTATCTTGGGAAACCCGTTGCTCCGGCGGAACTGTTAGCAACGATTGAGCAGCTTTTAATGGTTGACCGCACTTGA
- a CDS encoding methyl-accepting chemotaxis protein codes for MSDRPVRSLSDSSPPRSNPSPTEAAEGDPLLEQLLDANRREQSGDLTQARSLYEDLIEQDPDGFYGISARKALNHLGESNPAITAPATASSSGASGSGDGLSSLPQAAKDWLSRCWQDLSFTHKLTILLVSGSVIPVAITTLFLVARTQERVQEDFLAQLNSDVASWGTDYVMWTEDDSFTEAENLSQLVAVRDINLSNPQQIEQERRYLDALATEALAAGDRNRADTTKSFRILTDAQGNTVAQGIKIHTSALHESPYPPVPEPDREISAAEFQRIQTQPGIALGDLDIVRAALETGQPQRGIEILPSGIISRLGLEPQAKIPLRESLARITQPPPLPLSQRDFALDVDDFQAGLTTVVVFPVRLEGAIVGTTIVGVLHNRHHALLDEFQQLFGAEALSVYAQDWRVNTNIDAGDGTRAIGTLAPAPVVRQVLQAGQDNVSLVENIDGKNYLTVYRPLYDHTRRTNPEVAPIGMVSVARPQTELEQLVRAQQLLGLAVGGGAALIVSGIAIVVAKAFAKSLEDLAAFAQRVGRGERGVRVHSTERADEIGILSQELNQMAVSIEVNMASVEQQETLRRQEAEQQRREKERLQRGVMNLLLEIEGAQRGDLTVNAAVTDGAVGSIADAFNTTIIRLRELVSQVQSIANQVNDLASNNTPVMQQLSRDATVQAQEISRTLGTVAQIVESIRVVDQSAQQAAAIAQQGAKTARDGEEVMDLTVLSIKNISAAVAETASKVDRLTDSFKQILQILTIISGISERTNLLAYNASIEASRVPGEYGQGFRVVAEEVRRLAGRATEATRSIEQIVEIIQQDTVEVQQAMEVGKSEVAEGTERVAQTKQTLKGLADLSQTIDQYVQAISQNTTTQRSASKQVNQMVEQVSSMTENTSATAQTVTESLEELRQAAATLKDSVAQFRL; via the coding sequence ATGTCCGATCGCCCTGTCCGATCTCTGTCCGATAGTTCCCCACCTCGGTCGAATCCTTCGCCTACCGAAGCGGCTGAGGGGGACCCGCTCCTCGAACAACTGCTTGACGCGAATCGCCGTGAGCAGTCTGGAGACTTGACGCAGGCGCGATCGCTCTATGAAGATCTCATCGAGCAAGACCCAGATGGCTTTTACGGCATTAGTGCCCGCAAAGCACTTAATCATCTGGGCGAGAGCAACCCAGCTATAACTGCCCCAGCAACTGCGTCCTCCTCCGGGGCCTCTGGCTCAGGAGATGGCTTGTCCTCTCTCCCCCAAGCGGCAAAAGACTGGTTGAGTCGGTGCTGGCAAGATCTCAGCTTTACCCACAAACTCACCATCCTCCTGGTGAGCGGTTCCGTGATTCCGGTGGCCATCACCACCCTCTTTTTGGTGGCCCGAACTCAGGAGCGGGTTCAAGAAGACTTCCTCGCTCAACTCAACTCCGATGTCGCCAGTTGGGGAACTGACTATGTCATGTGGACCGAGGATGATAGTTTCACCGAAGCTGAAAACCTTTCCCAACTGGTCGCCGTGCGGGATATTAACCTCAGCAACCCCCAGCAAATTGAACAAGAACGCCGCTATCTCGATGCCCTAGCCACCGAAGCCTTGGCCGCGGGCGATCGCAACCGTGCTGATACCACCAAGAGTTTTCGCATTCTCACCGATGCTCAGGGCAACACCGTCGCCCAAGGGATTAAAATCCATACGTCCGCCCTCCATGAATCCCCCTATCCCCCGGTTCCTGAGCCAGATCGTGAGATTTCCGCCGCTGAATTTCAGCGCATCCAGACGCAACCGGGAATCGCCCTGGGGGATCTCGATATTGTGCGAGCAGCACTCGAAACCGGTCAGCCGCAACGGGGCATTGAAATCCTCCCGTCAGGTATTATTAGCCGCTTAGGCCTCGAACCTCAAGCCAAAATTCCCCTGAGAGAGTCCCTGGCCCGGATCACCCAGCCGCCCCCGTTGCCCCTCTCACAACGGGACTTTGCCCTGGATGTAGATGACTTCCAAGCCGGATTAACCACCGTCGTAGTCTTCCCAGTGCGTCTGGAGGGGGCGATCGTGGGGACTACCATCGTCGGGGTTCTCCATAACCGACATCACGCCCTTCTCGATGAATTTCAGCAGCTTTTTGGCGCTGAGGCCCTGTCGGTCTATGCCCAAGATTGGCGGGTCAATACGAATATCGATGCCGGAGATGGAACCCGAGCCATCGGCACCTTGGCCCCTGCCCCGGTGGTGCGGCAGGTCTTGCAGGCAGGACAGGATAACGTCTCGTTGGTGGAAAACATCGATGGTAAGAATTATCTCACGGTCTATCGTCCCCTGTATGACCATACCCGTCGCACCAATCCTGAGGTAGCCCCCATTGGCATGGTCTCCGTGGCCCGACCCCAAACGGAACTCGAACAACTGGTGCGCGCTCAACAACTGCTGGGGTTGGCCGTTGGCGGCGGCGCGGCGTTGATTGTTAGTGGCATTGCCATCGTAGTGGCTAAAGCCTTTGCCAAATCCCTAGAAGACTTGGCTGCCTTTGCTCAACGGGTGGGTCGGGGCGAGCGAGGGGTTCGGGTTCACAGTACGGAGCGGGCCGATGAAATTGGCATTTTGTCTCAGGAACTCAATCAGATGGCGGTCAGCATTGAGGTGAATATGGCCTCAGTGGAACAGCAGGAAACCCTCCGTCGCCAGGAAGCTGAACAGCAACGACGGGAAAAAGAACGGCTGCAACGGGGAGTGATGAATCTGTTGCTGGAAATTGAAGGGGCGCAACGGGGGGATTTGACGGTTAATGCGGCGGTGACGGATGGGGCCGTCGGTTCCATCGCCGATGCCTTTAATACCACGATTATTCGCTTGCGGGAACTGGTGTCTCAGGTGCAAAGCATTGCCAACCAAGTCAATGACCTGGCCTCGAATAATACCCCGGTGATGCAACAGTTATCTCGGGATGCGACGGTTCAGGCTCAGGAGATTAGCCGCACCTTGGGGACGGTGGCTCAGATTGTTGAGTCAATTCGGGTGGTGGACCAGTCCGCTCAACAGGCGGCGGCGATCGCCCAGCAGGGGGCAAAAACCGCTCGCGATGGGGAAGAAGTGATGGACTTGACGGTGTTGAGTATTAAAAACATTAGTGCCGCCGTGGCTGAAACCGCCAGCAAAGTCGATCGCCTCACGGACTCCTTCAAGCAAATTTTACAAATTCTGACGATTATTTCGGGAATCTCTGAACGAACCAACCTCTTGGCTTACAATGCCAGTATTGAAGCCTCCCGGGTTCCTGGGGAATATGGTCAGGGCTTCCGCGTGGTCGCCGAAGAGGTGCGTCGCCTGGCGGGACGAGCCACGGAAGCCACCCGCAGCATTGAGCAAATTGTCGAGATTATTCAGCAGGATACCGTGGAAGTGCAACAGGCCATGGAAGTGGGTAAGTCAGAAGTGGCCGAAGGAACGGAACGGGTGGCTCAAACGAAACAAACCCTGAAAGGATTGGCAGATCTCAGTCAAACCATTGACCAATATGTTCAAGCCATCTCGCAAAATACCACCACGCAACGCTCGGCCTCGAAACAGGTCAATCAAATGGTGGAACAGGTCTCGTCTATGACGGAAAATACGTCGGCCACGGCGCAAACGGTCACAGAATCCCTCGAAGAACTGCGCCAAGCCGCTGCCACCCTCAAAGATTCGGTGGCTCAGTTCCGACTCTAA
- a CDS encoding response regulator transcription factor, with product MKHIFVVEDGHAEQKMMRALLEQSGFQVTLASAVDEAWEKLKSMTPPHLFILDIVMPGKSGLELCRTIRENPELKDTPVIFCSSKSEEFDRFWALRQGAQAYLIKPYAPKELLDAVYQHIQ from the coding sequence ATGAAACATATATTTGTTGTTGAAGACGGTCACGCTGAACAAAAGATGATGCGGGCCTTACTAGAACAATCCGGATTTCAAGTGACCCTCGCCAGTGCCGTTGACGAGGCTTGGGAAAAACTCAAGTCCATGACCCCGCCTCATCTTTTTATTTTAGATATTGTCATGCCGGGAAAAAGCGGTTTAGAATTGTGTCGAACAATCCGCGAAAACCCTGAGCTGAAAGATACCCCCGTGATATTTTGTAGTTCCAAAAGTGAGGAATTTGACCGCTTCTGGGCCCTGCGGCAGGGGGCGCAAGCCTATTTGATTAAACCCTATGCTCCCAAAGAACTCCTCGATGCGGTGTATCAGCATATCCAGTAG
- a CDS encoding methyl-accepting chemotaxis protein produces MAQPYSDLSPNMDPDTVSSTHSLDLLDLLLKANQFEQNGEIDRARELYQQIIDQDHDGVWGQSARKALGDSPHGEEPADTQFGEHNPLSTPLTISPVTSSSATPMPPPARPQRRGLSLGLKLKLMAIAAALIPLATAGLASLWFSPGPQDPLGPPLDPPPEDLPLDRQLEEQLESPRLPSSRPSLIIWLLASGSALVTLALILPRFHRWGQQLGAIADYSEAVNQEDPLARLDITPSGNEIGIIAQQIREMIDRLTYQGDRLKQVERQRDRENYQQQQQKQRLQQQAMDLLERLEATRRGDLTGRANLSDGAIGAIADAYNATLAALRRSISQISQVSDRLQEQGQTSHQAAQDLLGDVEHQCHDLDNVRLDVQALSQRLSQLSQSHQDIKTLAQQISQTVAEGSQERSDAVTSIDALRSTVANSSKKAKRLAESAQEVSQILTVVFGISERANLLAFNAAIEAARAGERGAGFRQVADDVRGLAVQIGESTADIEQLINGIQQETAEVLDVLEAGTSNVVNSTRCVQHTQTRLQQVIDLSRTIETALEQGLNTEDPHLDSSETITPVMEAIYSQSLSTLEEAGQVDRHLQQLVQDIEILKSAMAKFQIESS; encoded by the coding sequence ATGGCTCAACCCTACTCTGACCTCAGCCCCAACATGGACCCAGATACCGTCAGCTCCACCCATTCCCTGGACTTGCTGGATTTGTTATTGAAAGCCAATCAATTTGAGCAAAACGGGGAAATTGATCGCGCACGGGAGCTGTACCAGCAGATTATTGACCAAGATCATGATGGCGTTTGGGGACAAAGTGCGCGCAAAGCCCTAGGGGACAGCCCTCACGGGGAGGAACCCGCCGATACTCAGTTTGGGGAACATAATCCCCTCTCAACCCCACTGACGATCTCCCCGGTGACCAGCAGCAGTGCAACCCCCATGCCGCCACCAGCGCGTCCCCAGCGACGGGGACTCTCCCTGGGGCTAAAACTCAAACTCATGGCGATCGCCGCCGCCCTCATTCCCCTCGCCACCGCCGGATTAGCCAGTCTCTGGTTCTCTCCAGGCCCCCAAGATCCTCTCGGTCCCCCTCTCGATCCTCCCCCAGAGGACTTGCCCTTAGATCGGCAACTCGAAGAACAGCTAGAGAGTCCTCGTTTGCCCTCAAGTCGTCCCAGCCTAATCATTTGGCTGCTGGCCAGTGGTAGCGCCCTGGTGACCCTGGCCTTGATCTTGCCCCGGTTCCATCGTTGGGGACAGCAATTAGGGGCGATCGCCGACTATAGCGAAGCGGTGAACCAAGAGGACCCCCTGGCCCGCCTAGATATCACCCCCAGCGGCAATGAAATTGGCATCATTGCCCAACAAATCCGGGAGATGATCGATCGCCTCACCTATCAAGGAGACCGACTCAAACAAGTCGAACGACAGCGCGATCGCGAGAACTACCAACAGCAACAACAGAAACAACGGCTGCAACAACAGGCCATGGATCTCCTAGAACGGCTCGAAGCCACCCGTCGCGGCGACCTCACCGGCCGAGCCAACCTCAGCGATGGAGCCATCGGGGCGATCGCCGACGCCTATAATGCCACCCTCGCTGCCCTACGTCGCAGCATCAGCCAAATTAGCCAGGTGAGCGATCGCCTTCAGGAACAGGGCCAAACCAGTCATCAGGCCGCCCAGGATCTCCTCGGAGACGTCGAACACCAATGCCACGATCTCGACAACGTCCGCTTAGACGTGCAGGCCCTGAGTCAGCGCCTGAGCCAACTGAGCCAGAGTCACCAGGACATCAAGACCCTGGCCCAACAGATTAGCCAAACCGTCGCCGAGGGTAGCCAAGAGCGTTCCGACGCCGTCACCAGTATTGATGCCCTCCGCAGTACCGTTGCCAACAGTTCCAAAAAAGCCAAACGTCTGGCAGAGTCCGCCCAGGAAGTCTCACAAATCCTGACCGTTGTCTTTGGGATTTCGGAGCGGGCCAATCTACTGGCCTTTAACGCCGCCATCGAGGCCGCCCGGGCCGGCGAGCGAGGCGCAGGATTTCGTCAAGTTGCCGATGATGTCCGAGGCTTGGCCGTGCAAATTGGCGAATCGACCGCTGATATTGAACAGCTCATCAATGGCATTCAGCAGGAAACCGCCGAAGTGCTAGATGTCCTAGAAGCGGGAACCAGCAATGTCGTCAATAGCACCCGCTGTGTGCAACATACCCAAACCCGCCTCCAACAGGTCATTGACCTCTCCCGCACCATCGAAACGGCCTTAGAACAAGGGTTAAACACCGAAGACCCCCATCTGGATAGTTCTGAAACCATTACCCCCGTGATGGAAGCCATCTATAGCCAGTCCCTAAGCACCCTTGAGGAGGCAGGCCAGGTGGATCGGCATCTCCAGCAACTGGTTCAAGATATTGAGATCCTCAAGTCTGCCATGGCAAAATTTCAAATTGAGTCGTCCTAG
- a CDS encoding chemotaxis protein CheW gives MERDYFKIRVSGEVRVALPLDSIDAALQIDRQLICPIPGVIPSLLGVINRQGILTWVLDTSQFLELPSLRSSQRLNLPGQAVKALLLTRDRGQGESMTETSQTDDGEFQTHRDRPHGRGINRQRQTVACVASDLEGVFTASRSHPVTQRLKPRLQPLLSQVVYDGRDGVAVLDPQALLDALQGQPVSRRRSTTTAPVGAKDVSPLHRS, from the coding sequence ATGGAACGAGACTACTTTAAAATTCGAGTTTCAGGAGAGGTGCGGGTCGCCTTGCCCTTAGATTCTATTGATGCAGCGTTGCAAATTGATCGACAATTGATTTGTCCCATTCCGGGAGTCATCCCCAGTTTATTGGGGGTTATCAATCGCCAGGGGATTTTAACCTGGGTGTTAGATACCAGTCAATTTTTAGAACTGCCCTCGTTACGCTCCTCGCAACGGTTAAATTTACCCGGTCAGGCGGTGAAGGCTTTGTTATTAACCCGTGACCGCGGCCAAGGGGAATCGATGACTGAAACCTCCCAGACTGACGATGGGGAGTTCCAGACGCATCGCGATCGCCCCCATGGACGAGGAATCAACCGACAACGGCAAACTGTGGCCTGTGTAGCATCGGACCTCGAAGGAGTCTTTACTGCCTCGCGATCGCATCCGGTGACGCAACGGCTTAAACCCAGACTACAACCGCTCTTGTCCCAAGTAGTCTATGACGGTCGCGATGGGGTTGCCGTCTTAGATCCCCAAGCCTTGTTAGATGCCCTACAAGGACAGCCCGTATCCCGGCGTCGCTCAACAACTACCGCCCCTGTAGGGGCGAAGGATGTTTCGCCCCTACATCGGTCGTAA